From a region of the Paenibacillus lutimineralis genome:
- a CDS encoding DUF4367 domain-containing protein has protein sequence MRKAKVTLQDDQIKELLMNKEPDDIDVRLSVMNRVREIHGRRTGTKKVRHRTGAIVTIACIILVLSSLTGYAASRYVQIMNSKGEVIVETKEIIEDQYTPHAKTYDKLLSEYRERVQAQLKPGELVAYYINDDTLNAYNQANKIKTEFKPVVYSSFVELKKQIEITSGPMLAEPKYLPKGYSFTEGNVFVSVTEGEASLANLHKLEPEFIQMAESSTSGAKLFIKPLTWSKAGSSKAIYSNGKDTIDIIAFTREKHPSSVITKYPKGVSVEKLTAGAQEMVYMEAETAEADTVYYKHKLEWLDEEAEIYYSIFDNPDSALSKSEFIRFAGSMVK, from the coding sequence ATGCGAAAAGCCAAAGTTACACTTCAAGATGATCAGATCAAGGAGCTTCTCATGAATAAGGAGCCGGATGATATTGATGTGCGACTGAGCGTGATGAATCGGGTTCGGGAAATTCACGGACGACGCACTGGCACTAAGAAGGTTCGGCACCGGACCGGAGCCATTGTCACGATTGCCTGCATCATTTTGGTGCTGTCCTCCTTAACAGGCTATGCGGCTTCCCGGTACGTACAAATTATGAATTCAAAAGGTGAAGTCATTGTTGAAACGAAGGAAATTATAGAAGATCAGTATACTCCCCATGCCAAAACATATGATAAGCTGCTGTCTGAGTACAGAGAGCGTGTCCAGGCCCAGCTTAAACCGGGGGAACTTGTGGCTTACTACATTAATGACGATACACTGAATGCCTATAACCAAGCTAATAAGATTAAAACGGAGTTTAAACCGGTGGTCTACAGTAGTTTCGTGGAATTGAAGAAGCAGATTGAAATTACATCTGGGCCAATGCTGGCTGAGCCGAAGTATTTGCCTAAAGGGTACTCTTTTACAGAAGGAAATGTATTTGTTAGTGTGACGGAAGGCGAGGCCAGCTTGGCAAATCTGCATAAGTTAGAACCGGAGTTTATCCAAATGGCTGAATCCTCGACTAGTGGTGCTAAATTGTTCATCAAGCCGTTGACTTGGAGTAAAGCAGGGAGTTCAAAGGCGATCTATAGCAATGGGAAGGATACGATCGATATCATTGCTTTTACACGGGAAAAACACCCATCCTCGGTAATAACGAAGTATCCCAAGGGCGTATCGGTCGAGAAGCTGACGGCAGGCGCTCAGGAGATGGTTTATATGGAGGCAGAAACAGCCGAAGCGGATACTGTCTACTACAAGCACAAATTGGAGTGGCTTGATGAAGAAGCGGAGATTTATTATTCCATATTCGATAATCCAGATAGTGCTCTGTCCAAGTCTGAATTCATCCGTTTTGCAGGCAGCATGGTGAAATAA
- a CDS encoding RNA polymerase sigma factor encodes MEFVEECVMQVKAGEVNKYVHIVEAFQAPIYRYCSRMLGNRQEAEDAVQDILVKAYEKIDKYEPTSSFSSWLYKIAHYHCLNLLRKRSVQRKFQGWFQQEAIAESAEQTMTNRLFGEPLASAITALSADERSLLILRALEEKSFAEIGEISGKSTEAVKKKYGRLKLKLQKLMEQKEGAGYAKSQSYTSR; translated from the coding sequence ATGGAGTTCGTTGAGGAATGCGTAATGCAAGTCAAAGCGGGCGAAGTGAATAAGTATGTACATATTGTTGAGGCGTTCCAAGCTCCGATTTATCGATATTGCAGTCGTATGTTAGGGAATCGGCAGGAGGCGGAGGATGCCGTACAGGACATTCTAGTTAAAGCCTATGAAAAAATAGACAAGTATGAGCCGACGAGCAGCTTCTCATCCTGGCTGTATAAGATTGCGCACTACCATTGTCTGAATCTGCTTCGTAAACGCAGCGTGCAGCGTAAATTCCAGGGCTGGTTCCAGCAAGAGGCAATTGCGGAAAGTGCGGAGCAGACGATGACGAACCGATTATTCGGGGAGCCGTTGGCATCTGCTATAACAGCTTTAAGCGCGGACGAGCGGAGTTTACTGATATTACGGGCGCTTGAGGAGAAGTCTTTTGCCGAGATTGGAGAAATTTCCGGAAAAAGCACGGAAGCGGTGAAGAAGAAGTACGGGCGGCTCAAGCTGAAGCTGCAGAAACTGATGGAGCAGAAGGAGGGAGCAGGTTATGCGAAAAGCCAAAGTTACACTTCAAGATGA
- a CDS encoding pentapeptide repeat-containing protein — protein MTTDIKEIMTQLESHRLWIETIGEQGEKLGIDEIDLRNVDLSQYPLDQAYITACIFDGMNLNHKDFSSSLLSSSTFISTNLEGADFCKSNVSYVDFTNANVKAARLADSECIETVFVQADLSDANLVAGLFDETDFRNAILFNADVRLATFERVLLKGAKLTGVRGLEEAFIKSINIGTPEQPNILVGEEARKWLQDNK, from the coding sequence ATGACAACTGATATCAAAGAAATTATGACTCAATTAGAATCACACCGCCTTTGGATTGAAACTATTGGAGAACAAGGCGAAAAACTAGGTATAGATGAAATTGATTTGCGAAATGTGGATTTGTCACAATACCCATTAGACCAAGCATATATAACAGCTTGTATCTTTGATGGCATGAACTTAAATCACAAAGATTTCTCTTCATCTTTACTAAGTTCATCAACTTTTATATCTACAAATTTAGAAGGGGCAGACTTTTGTAAATCTAATGTCTCGTATGTGGACTTCACAAATGCCAATGTTAAAGCTGCTAGACTTGCTGATAGTGAATGTATTGAGACGGTGTTTGTTCAAGCTGATTTATCAGATGCTAATTTAGTAGCTGGTCTTTTTGACGAGACGGATTTTCGCAATGCAATATTGTTTAATGCTGATGTGCGGTTAGCTACGTTTGAAAGAGTATTGCTAAAAGGAGCTAAATTAACTGGGGTTCGGGGGCTAGAAGAGGCTTTTATAAAAAGCATCAATATTGGGACGCCAGAACAACCAAATATTCTAGTAGGTGAAGAAGCTAGAAAATGGTTACAAGATAATAAGTAG
- a CDS encoding DUF4367 domain-containing protein, with translation MNLTKKMIIATTSILLVLGSAGGFAAEAGAASQKQTKTQATSSKSNLERQKKEAMDIFHPKEVKPGHLTVLYDGTDNTLSFSYLGITSSDYDEFTKLLSKYKAPELQQPGGLPEGYMFKSGEIVPLYPLFHTKPYESMLKELKAEAKGKKYYAKKLKWNEAGGAIMIFSKDSDIIRISSQKVQPFTTEVTRVPGKGEKFENLSINGIDALYSTNSNDLYSTKLRWEDAENQLQYEISTYKKSHLTKEDLVAIAESMIQE, from the coding sequence ATGAACCTTACGAAGAAAATGATCATTGCCACTACAAGCATTCTGCTAGTGTTGGGATCAGCAGGCGGATTTGCTGCAGAGGCAGGCGCTGCATCGCAGAAACAGACGAAGACACAGGCTACTTCAAGCAAAAGCAACCTTGAACGTCAGAAAAAAGAAGCTATGGACATATTTCACCCGAAAGAAGTAAAACCAGGTCATTTAACCGTGCTGTATGATGGGACTGACAATACGCTGTCTTTTAGCTATCTTGGTATAACCAGTTCAGATTACGATGAATTTACAAAGCTGTTGTCCAAGTACAAAGCGCCAGAATTGCAACAACCCGGTGGGCTCCCGGAAGGTTATATGTTTAAGTCTGGAGAGATCGTGCCACTGTATCCTCTGTTTCATACCAAGCCATATGAAAGTATGCTGAAAGAACTTAAAGCGGAGGCGAAAGGGAAGAAATATTACGCGAAAAAACTGAAATGGAATGAAGCTGGTGGGGCAATAATGATCTTCTCTAAGGATTCGGACATCATCCGTATCAGCTCCCAAAAAGTTCAGCCGTTCACTACGGAAGTCACCCGGGTACCAGGTAAAGGGGAAAAGTTTGAAAACTTAAGTATCAATGGAATCGATGCTCTTTACTCCACAAACTCTAATGATTTGTACTCTACCAAGTTAAGATGGGAAGATGCAGAGAACCAATTGCAATACGAGATTTCCACCTATAAGAAGAGCCATCTGACGAAGGAAGATCTTGTAGCGATAGCGGAGAGTATGATCCAAGAGTAG